In Segatella copri, the DNA window TTGAGTTCATAAACTTGTCAATACGGGCTTTCCAGGTGTCGGCTCTATGGAACATCTTTTCTGCCATGTTAGGCTTGTTCTGTTCCTGCTCAACCTTCTCTGTCAGCGTATTTTCCGGTTTATTGCCCTCTTCGCCCTTGTCCTGTCCTACTATCATGATACCTGCAAAGGCTGTGACGATGACAATCATGCACAGTCCCACCAGTTTGCCAATCTGGTTCATCGGCACTCGTCCGATGAGCATCATGGCTAAGATTGTGATACTGAGGAGCATGGCTGTGGATAAGTTTTCTAGTCCGATGAGAATTACAAATGGAGCGGTTGCTACAAGTATGAACTTGAATGCCTTCCTGTTGGCTCCCTGAGTTGTTTGCATAGCACTAAGAATCTGAGCAACAGCCAGTACTACCGCTCCCTTCGCTATCTCAGAAGGCTGGAACTGTATGCCCATCAGAGAGAACCATCGGGAGGCTCCGTTGGTAGATTGACCGGTAGCCAAGACCAGGACGAGCAACAGTAATGAGATGCCCATCACGACGGGGGTAACAATCTTGAAGTACTTGCATTTCACCTTGAGCATGCAAATCATGGTGAACAGACCGCCTCCCAAGAGCAAAATGTGGCGGATGACAGGTGCCATGTAGTTTCCTGTCTTGTACGACAAGGAGCTGGAGGCAGAATATACCTCCACGATGCTTATCATACAGAGAAAGAAGAAGACCATCCAGATCACCTTGTCTCCCTTGAAAATATTACCAATGCTCTTGTTATTCATTTCTTTATAGTTCTATCTGTTCTATTTGTTGAAAACTGTTATTCTCCGATAGCTCTTGCCAGCGCCTTAAACTGCTCGCCTCTATCTTCCATGTTCTTGAAGAGGTCGAAACTTGCGCAGCATGGGCTGAGGAGTACGGTATCGCCCGGCTTTGCCAATTCCTGGCAGGCTGCCACGCAATCCTTCATGCTGTGAGTGTCGCGTACAGGGATGCCGAGTGCGTCAAAGTTGTCGTGCAACTTCTGG includes these proteins:
- a CDS encoding FtsW/RodA/SpoVE family cell cycle protein, whose product is MNNKSIGNIFKGDKVIWMVFFFLCMISIVEVYSASSSLSYKTGNYMAPVIRHILLLGGGLFTMICMLKVKCKYFKIVTPVVMGISLLLLVLVLATGQSTNGASRWFSLMGIQFQPSEIAKGAVVLAVAQILSAMQTTQGANRKAFKFILVATAPFVILIGLENLSTAMLLSITILAMMLIGRVPMNQIGKLVGLCMIVIVTAFAGIMIVGQDKGEEGNKPENTLTEKVEQEQNKPNMAEKMFHRADTWKARIDKFMNSKPVAPQDVDLDKDAQVAHANIAIASSNIVGKGPGNSVERDFLSQAFSDFIYAIIIEEMGIWGAALVAFLYIILLFRAGRIANRCENNFPAFLCMGLAIMLVTQALFNMAVAVGLAPVTGQPLPLISRGGTSTIINCLYLGIILSISRTAKKKEIPQNELDDSKMVAA